The genomic stretch CCTTTTTTGTCCAAGAAGCTGAGCAGCAGAATGTAAGAATCCCACTATCTCCACAGGTTGACCTCAGAACATTGAatacccccacacacacaatgcctTTTGCATATAGAtagatgaataaagtatctatctatatgCAAAAGGCATTGTTACTGTACACTCTGTACACCAGAAAGACAGCGTGTCAGAATGCCTTTGCCTCAACAGCAATTACTGCCTAGAATAATAACAAGTATAGGACAATATCATGCTCTTAATGTTTCCCCTGATTTGATAGCAGATTGTCCCTGCCCACCTGGCCACCTCCCCTATCCCCACTGAGAGTCACCTGTTGTGGATCTCAGAGGTGGAGCACAGGGCACCAAAAGATGTGGAAGATGACCCTGCTGACCCAGAGGACCCACCGGAGCCTCCTGCTCCCAGCACCATGAccacaaaaaagaagaagagacgGAAGAAGAAGCACAAAGGAGACCCCCGAAGGGAGGAGTTGACCCCACCCATGTTAGTCAACACCAATGCTGCTAACACACCTGCTGCTACAACTGCTGCTATGTCCAGCACTGGGCAAAATGAGGACATCTTTGAGATGGACCTGAGTTCTGATGAAGAGACTGCAACACATGTGTCAAGGTATGTTCAAGGTCAATGCTTGTTGCCATAGCCAAGATCTTCATGTATGGAAGGGTTAATGTTTTTTGCAACTTGCTTTTAGGTCACCTTCAGTGACCACAATACGTGACATTGATCCAAAATTACCTGCAGCCAGGCATAACCTTGATGGTTATCCATTGTCTGATGGGGACTGGCCAGCAGAGGACAGGTATATATTGACATGACCACACAGCCATTAGGAAGACTGTAGCAGACATTAGATAGACTCTGTGTTATTGATTGTATTTGTTTATCTATCCCTTTAGTCATGGCTTGTCCCAGGCCATTTCCCCGAAGAGTGACTCTGAACTGGTGGTCACACCCTCAGAGAGTTTGCTCAGAGCTGAGTCCCACATGCAGTGGACCTGGGGAGAGTTTCCAGAAACAACCAGGGCAAGTGCTTCTCAACACCAGAATTCATCAGAACATAGTTCTTAGTGTACTTATCTTAATAACTTTTCTTCTACATCCACAATATCCAGGTCCCTAAAAAAGAGAAACCCGAACTACTAAAAACTGTAACCATCACTCCATCAGAAAGCACTCACTTCCGAGTCATCCTCAGTTCTGAGGCCATGAAGAACGAGACAGAGATGACAAAGGAAGATGATGCCTCCTCCTCAGTGTGTACCATTGTCAAGCCTGAACCACGCACCCCTATCACCACTGTAACACCTGTGAATCCCCAAGCATCTGTCAGCTTGATGAGTCCTGTAACCCCCACAGAGCCGCTGGATATCCTGGCACCAAATGTGGCAACATCCACACCTTCTAACAGCCAACAGAGTGATTCACCCTCTAAGAAGAAAGGTAAGTTAGATCACTTTTCTATCACACCTTTTGATACCAGATTATCAAAGTACAATAAAtgatagatttttattttgttgaatgCAGGTGTCCCAAAGAGGAGTCAGCATCAGGGTCCTGAGGATATCTACCTAGATGACCTGAATGTACTTGAGCCTGATGTTGCTGCACGATATTTTCCTAAGAGGTTAGATTATGCAATAGGCACCCACCAACTGCTTGacctattttatttaaaaaacaaaacaaaaaaagtttattttatttattttaagccaGAAATGTGgaagaaaaataacactgaaaGCCTAAAAGACCAGTATCATGAGATATTGTACTCTTCTGTTGCTCCAGTGAGTCTGAGGCAGCCACTAAGCACTGGATGGATTCAGAGATGCACTCAGGTTCGCAGTCTCCACAGTCGGTGGGTAGTGCTGCAGCTGACAGCGGCACTGAATGTCTTTCTGACTCAGCTAGTGATCTCCCTGATGTCACCCTTTCTCTTTGTGGAGGCCTgacagaaaatgctgaaatatcCAAAGGTACATCAGAATGACACTCATAAAAAATGCAGGCTAAAGTGCACTCCGAACTTTGTGCAAGAAGTTATCATAAGCCAGGAAATGTAAACTGCTGAATCTGCCAAATCCATTGTGTAAGTTTCCCTGTTTTGAAGCCAATTTTGGAAGACACCTTTCtatacaaaaaataattttaacgGTCACTATAGCCTCCTCAGCTGCAGTGAGTGGAAGAAAAAGCTCCCTGACCTTTGTGTGACTTTAAGTGAGATGTTATGGCTCACCAccactgacattttcatctgCGTCTTTAATTAATGTCCCTCTCCTTCTGTGTTTGCAGAAAGGTTCATGGAGCATATCATCACCTATCATGAATTTGCTGAAAATCCAGCAATTATAGATAACCCCAACCTTGTAGTAAAGATAGGCAATAGGTAAGTAAGCATATTAATTTCAGATGTGATGAGAATTTTAAATATGTGGTCAATATTTGACTCTAATTTTTGTGGTCTCAGATATTATAACTGGACACTAGCTGCCCCCTTGATTCTGAGTCTACAAGCATTTCAGAAGAATTTACCAAAGGTAATTAGttgattttgcattttgttctgtGTAGTGTCAGTGCCTGTGGATCATTGTAAATTGGTACTCAAGTGACTGTTCACTGTGTCCGCATTCTCATTGGTCCTAGGCTACAGAAGAGCTATGGGTGAAGGAGAAAATGCCAAAGAAATCAGGCCGCTGGTGGTTCTGGCGAAAGAGGGCGGACAGTACAATCAAGCAGGTGTGACTGCTAAAAACCAAAACTTGTTTTGCAAAATAAagccttaattttttttttttttttttaagttagaACCATATTTATGtgattttgcttgttttcagacttgcttttgtttttagttgttGGTTTGATTTTTGCAGTCAGAGACTAAGCTGGAAACCAAGGAGTCTCATTTGGAGGAGGAAGGGCCATCCATATCTCAGGAGAAGCTGGCCCTACCGTAAGTGATTCCAGGGTTTTATTGATCTGTGTCAAGTGAGTTCATTGACATGCTGCATTGCATTGACATGTGACAGTGACTTAAGATTTCGTGGGATTGTAAAAATTGTTTCTTGAAATCACGTTATACTGACAGAATGATGCTTAGTCAAGTACTTTTAACATGGCAGTTTTATTTAtcagtcaggaaaaaaaaaaccctaattATTTCTGTGTAGGCCTAAAGCAGGAGACACATCCAGTGATGAAGAGGCCAAGGAGGTAAGTGCTGCATCCTGTCAAgagaggctgcagccaatagATGGTCAGCACCACCCCAGCCCACACACTTACAGGAAGTCACTACGCCTCTCTTCTGATCAGATAGTAAGTACATGTTTACACACCTTTTCCTCTAGCCTACTACCTTAAAATGTAGTGTTTTACTCCACAATAGCTAAATagattgtatttatttacaatattgtGCTCTTATTTTAATAGTTTCAGCACAGTATTTATAATTTTTAGTATAGGGAAAGCTGATCAGATTACATGGGGATCAATGTAATTTAAACCTTAAAGGGTTTATTTGATACAGTGCTCCCTCTGCTGGCCCCTTTTAGTTTGCATGTTTACTCCTCTTAGTCTGCAGAGGGCCCTGTAGACCTGTACATGGCAaaattttgctgtgtttttaatgcctGCACTTTTAGAACATATATTAGTGCATGAAATTGTTTATACATATGTCTCCACTGTTTTGTGTTACCAGGCCAGTCTGAAGCTGAAGGAGGGACCTAATGATGTGACATTTAGTATCACCACTCAATACCAGGGTACATGCCGCTGCGAGGGTACCATCTACCTGTGGAACTGGGATGACAAAGTCATTATTTCTGACATTGATGGTACCATCACAAAGTACGTACATCCAAATAACTTTCCTAATCCCCCTTACCTTTGATGCAAGGTACTCATGTTGTGTACAATATCAGCTGCCCTGTGTATGCTCACAATATATACTGGGTGTATTGTACTCTAATAGCATATATATTGATTAGCCTTGTATCTGAGTAATCAGGGTTACTCATTCTTGCAGTATTTGTAATATATGTTGAGTGTCTAATTTACATCAATAGTCAAGCTTTGTAACATATGATACACATCTGTATTGAATCATGGCCTGTAAGCGTCTATACTCAAAGGAGTAATTCATGCAAGACAGCATCACTAGAAGAGCTATAAGTTCATGTCAATAAATTGcccacattttgtgaaataagACACCAGAGTTGAGTGAACAGTGGCTCACAATATtggaatatttaaaataacttgGATCATGTATAGTTAAAATGAGAATATCAAAGGAAgatgataaatgtttttttttatttttattttatgttttgtacatttgtgtatttttcattgtttcaaaTATTATGGCCATAATTCAGTTCTGTTTAAGCTTTTTAATTTGCTAAAAGCCAGTTCTTTCTTTTGACACAAAACTGATGTCGGCTGCCTTTCTGACGCCCACTCTGTAAAGTTCATAGTTGGTCAACATCAAACAGGTCAAGATTGACTGCAGCTTATTATGTGTGTGACCCCATTAGGCTAACCTGTGACATGTAGCTTTCTTTGAGTAACAGGGTGAAGAGCACAGGGGCTATAATGAGCCGATTTACATTTCAGTCTGTAAGCACACAACGCCATAAGCTGGGGTTGAGACTGTGCCTCCCTTATGGACCAGTAATCCTCATTAGTGGAGAACAGTCTCTATTTTTGATGAAATGCTGAAGTTGTTGTGGTGCATTACCAAGCTGCTGTATTTTCGTTAACACACTTGCTTTCTCTGATACTCTTAATGTACATGTGCTGTGGTTTTTGGCACCTGTCAGTGATGTGCCTGGCAGACTGGGATGTCCATATGCTTATGCCATTAAAGTTTCTGTCTTTTAATGTTTTAGGTCAGATGTGTTTGGACAGATCCTGCCGCAGTTGGGGAAGGACTGGACCCACCAGGGCATCGCCAAGCTCTACCACTCTGTAGCTCAGTAAGTGCACAAACAGCACTGATTAATCACAGAGGAAGGATGAATGGTTGggcagtggttagcagtgtCTGGATTTGATTCCTAGTCATGTCTCTGTGGAGttgatatttttttccccagtgtttGCGTGGGGAGCTTTGAGGTGGATGACTCAGTTATTTTAGCTATCAAGAAAGAATTATTGCAGAAACTAAAAATACAGTGTCAGTGTGACCATGCGTTTCAtccatcacttttttttaaaaaacgtaATCATATTTGTTATATAGAGAAGAGAAATTTAATACACATAGGAGCAAATAGGCTCTACTGACCATGGGCAGTAAGAGTAAGTAGAATCACTCTTCAGTAACATTATCAATGATTTGGTATGACTTCTCCACATACAACTGGGCTAATAAACATGCTATTCTTAGCAGCTGCAAATGATGCTCGTGATATTAAAATGTTGGAACAACCATTAGAGTGCCACTATCTCCTTTTGCAGGAATGGCTACAAGTTCTTGTACTGCTCAGCTCGGGCAATTGGCATGGCGGACATGACCAGAGGTTACCTGCAATGGGTCAATGATGGGGGCACCATTCTGCCCCGGGGGCCTCTCATGTTGTCTCCCAGCAGCCTCTTCTCTGCCTTCCACAGGTATGTACATTCTAAGTATTTCTCTTCAGCCTAATCGGACACAAAACCTTTTTCATGCTCCAAATCCTGATTTGTTATTAGAAGCCTTTCCTATGCTGTTTGTGACTCATGGTCATAATAATCTGTCTAAATGGGTGTTAACTGTGTTGGTAAATTCAGTTTCCAGTAATACACGAATGTTAATTTACTTGCTGTTTCCtgactttattttgtaattaatatTTCCTGGTTCAGTGGTTCTGAACGGCTGTGAAACTTCAGAGAATGGTGAAATATTAGGTGTCAACTTTGATGTGTGATTGACATGTTCATTAATTAGTCAGAGATCTTTGTAGAATTCAACTGTGGATGTAACGTTATATGAGAAGACTGACATTTGTAGCAAAAATCTAAGCAACTTGTTCGGGAGAACACTGTAAAAGCTTTTTGTATTCATTGCAGTTTAGATCGATGCAGAAATGATTGGACTTGGTAATTAAGATTTACTGCAAGATGCAGCTGATACATTATTGCATTTTATGGAGCTCTGCATCAGTTTTCCCAAATGAATTGTGATATGTCAAGTTAATGGACCATAACATTTCATAAACTGTATTGTCAGATATTTTAGGTTATATACTTGTAAGGGGTTTGTTGGCATCACTAAATTCTTATGTCATCAGGCTTAAACATGCTAAAAAATAAGGTTACAGTACAAGACCTTGCTTGACTGTTCTGTTCACATAACAAAGCTAAATGTGGCGCCTTCTCTCACTTGTACACTTATGCTTTGTTCAGCACAAGTTAAACTTTTGCCTTAACATGGAGGTGCTCCTTTCCTGTACTTTGATTTTAATCATGCAACAAAACAAGTTTTTCTGTGACCTTTACACTGTCTTATGGTAAtttgtcaccatggcaacctaCAGCATGTGGATTTCTGTTTGACGTGTGTTGCACATTTGCATAATTTACAAGTCCCTTATTTATTTGAACATAGTAGAAATGCTCTGATCTTGAAATTTGACTCTCCCTTAGAAAACCTAAAAACTGATTTTGTACTACTCCATGAGAAACTAGATATATATTTGGCTAACTTAACAGAAATTCATGTGTGATCCATGGTTGGGACATGTGAGTGTGTCTCAGTAATCAAACTGTTTCTTTCAGGGAGGTCATTGAGAAGAAACCAGAGATCTTCAAGATTGAATGCCTTACAGACATCAAGAACCTGTTCCAGCATAACAAACAGCCATTCTACGCTGCCTTTGGGAATAGAGCTAATGTGAGTTAGTCGATGTTTGAAAATTTCCAGCACTTTTACATGTCACTGAGTTGTGTTTTCCAGAAGTCAATGTAATCATGATGTATCGCAAGATCAACATGACGCTTTGGCTATCATGtagcagacacaaacatatgaAATCAGTAGTGGGCTGAACCTGAGCTTAGGTCACTGGTGGAGTATGGTCCCATGTGACTGACTGTGGAAGATGAACTTCACCCAGGCGCAGCACCCCATCTTCAGCTGCataaacaccaacacacagcTGAAGCACTGGGTCAGCCATCAAACCTCAGTTTTCCCAGTGTTTGccagaaaataacacaaagaagTAACAAGTACACATTCACTGTAGAAATATTTCCATTACATGCACTAggaggaacagaaacaggaaatctCTTCATATTACTAATGCTCTTATGTCAGCTTGTACCAGTGTGCCAAATGTCTGAGAGGTAATATCTCTAAATATAATCAGCTGTGTTgtcttgtttacattttaatgactgAGACTTTAACCTCTGTCTCCATATAGGATGTGTTTGCCTATAAGGAGGTAGGAGTTCCTGTATGTAGGATCTTCACAGTTAATCCCAAGGGAGAACTGATCCAGGAACAGACCAAGGGCAACAAGTCCTCGTAAGCACACAAACGCAATGTTACTCTCTCTGAGATTCCCAATTAGAATTAACCCTACAAGTTTGAAAATGTGTGCACCCTTTTGCATTATAAAATATCTGCAGAATGGCATATTTAAAGAGTCAAGTTTATAAAGATGCAGTAATCAGAATTTACAATtgataaaatgactgtaatgtGAAAGATCTAAGTTGTAatgagaaaacccacagaggTTTTAATGCAACTCTGCAGTTCTGTATAGCTTCATGTAGCATCATAGCAactttcagctttttgttttggttgtagGAACCACATATTTACTGTTTGGGCTCACCCTCAAAGCTTTGATCAACCTTGTTTCCAATAGCAGAAAACTGATTAACTGACCCAGCACCAAATAGCAGACAGTGTTAGTGAGTAGCTGGTGAACATAATGCAGCATTTAGCTGCTTAAGAGCCacatatttccctcaggagttggtgtaaacaaaaacaaagtgaaaaacagagtGAATATTGGACATAAATCTTTTGGCTGTCTAGAAACCTGATTTCAAATTTTCTCAAACCTTTCTCTGTCACTTGGATGTGTATATAAACTGCAAGCACATTTGCCTTACCAGCTTTATAAGGTGATAGTGTTGGTGCTGTGTACGCCTTCAAATAGTTAAATATACCAGCTTTAAGCTTCAGTTTTTGTATTTAGGAATTTTACTCCAGAAGTTTTAAATCTAAACAACTATCTATAAATAAATGGAGCTAGTGTCAGTATGTACttctttaaatgtttaacagtTCTGTATATCTGTGTCCTCACTGCCTCTGTCGTTCTGATCTTGCCCTCTCTTCTGCAGTTATGGCAGACTTAGTGAGCTTGTGGAGCATGTGTTCCCTCTGTTGAGTAAAGAGCAGAACGAGGCCTTTGTCATGCCAGAGTACAGCTCCTTCTGTTACTGGAGACAGCCCATACCAGACATCAACCCTGACGAACTGCTGTGATCCAGCATGTATGGGTACCCAGGTACAGTCACATTTATGACTGGACTGCGCACTTTTATGCATCACAAGGAAACACGTTGACTTGAACCTGACTTCCCTCCAATGTACTCAGATGCACACAACTTTACAATAAGTGTGAAACAGTAACAGGGTTATGGCCATGAACACAAGCAGCAGGTAAACTGTAATAACTCATCAGAGGTGAGTGGGACTTATCTCCAAAACAGTAAATCCTGGTTGTTAAATTTGGAAAAGCTCAGCTCTGGGAGATAAAAGGCTAATCACCAATCAAGTTATCAACTTTCCTCCTGCCTATGAAAGCATCCTAACAAACTGAGCACTCTAGTCACTGCTGAACAGGGATAAAAACCAAGGATGTATCTCCTTTCTCTGTAGCTTCTAGCAGACAGAATCAGGGTGTCCCACTCAAGGCACTAGCTCCCAGCACTAGTCTAAGCCATGCGGAAGGAAATGTTTTCTTGAAACAAATATTGTGAACATATTAAAGAGGCGacatgaaatttttttttttttttttttttaaagcaaaaaaaaataataataataatccacaCTGTTAATTAATATGGGATAGACATGAATGAGTAGTCATGTGCCAGTGAGATTTTACTTTGGCAGCTGTGTTTGCCTAGAAACAGGTATACAATCTTTATTTAGAGGCTTATTCTGTTCTAAAAATGTATTGAGATAGTGATAGTGGCTAGAAAATAACAGGTTACAGCAAATTGAGTCTTTAATTTCCAGGAGCCTACTGTAGAAAAGTTACAAACAGAGTGATGTTTGGTGTTCTTAATATTCAAGGTTACGCCTGGAATATACTTAAATCAACAAGTATGTGAAGATACAGTCAGGTGGGTGTGACTTAAACTAAATGCAGCATCTTCATGATATATTGTCTTGCTGTTATTTTAATAGGTTTATTCTGTTATACAAGCTCTGGcaaatcagtgtgttttgttgatCCAGACATTATTTATGGTAATTATGTTTAACTTATTAATTTCCATCGTGATGCCTTTGCTTGTCTGAAAAAGTAATTTAACACCGACACAATGTTGAAGTTCTTCATATCAGTATTTTGTATGGTTGGTCACAGGTTAACATGCACTTAACAGTAACTGCTTGACATTGTATGATCTTTTAAGTCTTGTATCCCATTTTCTTGACAAATTCCTTGTTTTACAGTGTAGCTTTGAATTTGTAGGACACATACCTTTCTAAGAATCTGTCACTTTatcaaaatgtgattttaaaaaaaacaaaaaaacattgcagtTTGGAACCATGGAAATATGCAGATCcaaaaagctaaaaatgaaGGATTTCCATTTTCAagatcgtgtgtgtgtgtgtgtgtgtgcgcgcgcgtgcatgcgtgcgtgcgtgtgtgtgtgtacacttaGGATCATACACCCTTTGCTTATGTTCCCTCAGTGGCTTTGCCCAGACATATTCAATGCACTTTGTCTAAGCTGCGCCCAGAGACACAGACTTACAGCTCAGCACACCACTCACCCACATCATGCACTTCACTGAAGGTCGGTGTAGACAGTAGACCTGAGCATGCAGTTAATTCAGGATGAAGAGTTCTAGTTTTTCCTTTGAGTGAACATGACGCCACAAATCAGCTTTTCTGAAATATGGCaatataaaatgttgtttaaatATGGTTAGTTTGCAAGGAAAAATGTGAAgatgtaaacaaaatgtttatttaggGTGCTGAAAAGATGAACGTCGAGTCACAGCCGCTCCTTAATCTCTGTGTGTGAGGGACAGACAAAAAGCTGATCCTATGCCTCTGGTCACCAAAGGAAGGGCCAGTTGTGTTTGGAGATAAACAGGAAATACTTGACTGCACATAGGAAGCTTTTTGTACCGCTTTCCTGGCCCTGTGTGTGCAAATTATGAAAAAAGAGGTACCACTTAAATGACATGAATCATACCTCTAGCACATCCGCAAcagtaatataataaaatgtccTAGCAAGGATTACAAATCATAAAGGAGCAGCAACGAGACATGACAAAGCGGACaaatttaatggaaaaaaagcacaatagaTGATGACTGCTAGATCCAGATTGTCATCTAGACATTAGCCTTTGTCATTTTGCTGAAGTGTTGCCACATTCACTCTGTCGCTCCAGTGTTTTTGTGATGATAatgatgtgtgttttgcttAGATTTTTCTTGTCCTGTATGAAATTTAGTGAAGTCAAATAGATGCATCTTATAATTAACAAAAGAAATTCCATTCTTTCTATGAAA from Mastacembelus armatus chromosome 17, fMasArm1.2, whole genome shotgun sequence encodes the following:
- the lpin2 gene encoding phosphatidate phosphatase LPIN2 is translated as MKTLFPVEYPEVGIVRAGAPLTVMKRERSWGHREFVGTYTDNTEQDEPLSRRSSWFLADTMNYVGQLAGQVLVTVKELYKGINQATLSGCIDVVVVRQRDGTYHCSPFHVRFGKLGVLRSKEKVIDIEVNGEPVDLHMKLGDNGEAFFVQEAEQQNQIVPAHLATSPIPTESHLLWISEVEHRAPKDVEDDPADPEDPPEPPAPSTMTTKKKKRRKKKHKGDPRREELTPPMLVNTNAANTPAATTAAMSSTGQNEDIFEMDLSSDEETATHVSRSPSVTTIRDIDPKLPAARHNLDGYPLSDGDWPAEDSHGLSQAISPKSDSELVVTPSESLLRAESHMQWTWGEFPETTRVPKKEKPELLKTVTITPSESTHFRVILSSEAMKNETEMTKEDDASSSVCTIVKPEPRTPITTVTPVNPQASVSLMSPVTPTEPLDILAPNVATSTPSNSQQSDSPSKKKGVPKRSQHQGPEDIYLDDLNVLEPDVAARYFPKSESEAATKHWMDSEMHSGSQSPQSVGSAAADSGTECLSDSASDLPDVTLSLCGGLTENAEISKERFMEHIITYHEFAENPAIIDNPNLVVKIGNRYYNWTLAAPLILSLQAFQKNLPKATEELWVKEKMPKKSGRWWFWRKRADSTIKQSETKLETKESHLEEEGPSISQEKLALPPKAGDTSSDEEAKEVSAASCQERLQPIDGQHHPSPHTYRKSLRLSSDQIASLKLKEGPNDVTFSITTQYQGTCRCEGTIYLWNWDDKVIISDIDGTITKSDVFGQILPQLGKDWTHQGIAKLYHSVAQNGYKFLYCSARAIGMADMTRGYLQWVNDGGTILPRGPLMLSPSSLFSAFHREVIEKKPEIFKIECLTDIKNLFQHNKQPFYAAFGNRANDVFAYKEVGVPVCRIFTVNPKGELIQEQTKGNKSSYGRLSELVEHVFPLLSKEQNEAFVMPEYSSFCYWRQPIPDINPDELL